From Halomarina ordinaria:
CACGACGTCGACCGGACGCGAAAGACCCTCCAGGGGCTCTACTACGCGCTGGTCGAGCGGCGCCCGTACCACGTCCGGAGCCTGCTCGACGGGTCGAACCCGTACTGGCAGTTCGAGACGATAACGTCGCTCGAGGCGGACCTCGGGGTCCGCTCGACGTTCTTCTTCCTGCAGGAGCAGCGCCTGCTCCGGGACAGGCCGAGACGCGAGTGGGTCGTTCCTCGGAACTGGAAGCTCTACTGCGGGCGCTACGACGTCACCTCGTCGGCGGTCCGGACGGTCGTCGAGTCGCTGGACTGCGAGGGATGGGACGTCGGCCTCCACGGGTCGTTCGAGTCGTACGACGACCCGCGACGGCTCGCGACCGAGAAGGCCACGCTCGAACGGGTGCTCTCGAAACGGGTGCGGGGGGCGAGACAGCACCACCTGAACCTCGACCGGCCGACGACCTGGGAGTACCAGCGACGGGCGGGCCTGCGCTACGACTCGACGCTCGGGTCGAACCACGTGGTCGGCTTCCAGCACGGCTACCACCCCATCCGGCCCTTCGACGACGACTTCGTCGTGTTCCCCATCACGGTGATGGACGCCCCACTCATGGCCGAGAGCGACGGCGTCGCCGAGGCGTGGGTGACGTGCGCGGCGCTCGTCGAGGAGGCGCGGGCGAACGGGGCGGTGCTGACGCTCGACTGGCACCAGCGGGTCTTCGACGACCGCGAGTTCCCGGGCTACCGCCAACTGTACCGCAAGCTAATCAGGACCGCACAGGCCGACGGCGCCTGGGTCGGGTCGTGCGGTGAACTGTACGAGAAACTCCAAGAGGACCGGCCATGACCGTAACGATAGAACGAACCGAGGACGAAACGGAGTGGAACCGACTCGTCGACCGGTCCCCGCAGACCGCCGTCTGTCACCGCCACGAGTGGATACGGACGATAGCGGAGTTCAGCGACGCGCGCCTGCACCCGCTCGTCGGGTACCGGGGGGACGACCCGGTCGGTCTCTTGCCCCTGTTCGACCTCCGGAAGGGGCCGGTGAGCGTCGTCTTCTCGCCGCCGCCGGACGTCGGCGTCGAGTACCTCGGTCCGGCGCTCGTCTCCGAGGACGGGTCGCGCCGCAGCCGCGACGCGGCCTGTCGGGAGTTCGTCGAGAGCTGTCTCGAGTACGTCGAGTCTGAACTCGCGCCGCAGTTCGTCTACCTGAAGACGACCACCCGGTTCGAGGACGTCCGACCGTTCCAGTGGAACGGCTTCGACGTCGAACCGAAGTTCACGTTCGTCGTCGACGTCGGCGACGACCCGGAGCGACTCCAGGCGGGCTTCTCGCGGAGCCTTCGACGGACGCTGAACACGGAGTTCGAGCGCCCCTACGAGGTCACGGTGGGCGGCGAATCGACCGTCGCGTTCGTCCACCGCGAGATGCGAAACCGCTACGAGGCACAGGGCAAGCGCTTCGCCATCGACCTCGACTACGTGAAAGCGCTCTACGAGCGCCTCCCCGAGGGGTCCGTCCTTCCATACCGCTGCGAGGTGGACGGCGAACTCGTCGGGGGGAAAGTCTGCGTCGGACACGAGGGGGTCCTCTACTCCTGGCTCGAGTCGGGCATCCCCGACCCCGACTTCCCCGTCAACGAGGTCACCACCTGGGAGATACTCCGCGACGCACCGTCGCGGGGCGTGACGGCCTACGACCTCTACGGGGCGGACGTGGCGAACATCGCGTTCTTCAAGTCGAAGTTCAACCCCGACCTCGTTCACTCGTACACCGTCTCGAAAGGGTCGCTCCCCATGCGCCTCCTCGAACGGGTCTACCGACGACTGTGACCGTCCGGTAAACGCGACGTTACGTCGTTCGGTCGCCGAAACGCGTCGTTCCAGTCGTGGGATGGACGCGGCGAACTATACGATGACAGCTCGATTACACGCCCACTCATGTGCGGGATAGCGGGATTCACCTGGTCGGAGCCAGCCCTCCTGGAGGAGATGACGGCGGTCATCGAGTGTCGGGGACCGGACAGCGACGGCTCGTACGTCGACGACGACGTCTCGCTCGGCCACACCCGACTCGCCATCCTCGACCTCTCGGCGGCGGGCCACCAGCCGATGGCGAGCGACGACGGGGAGTACGTCCTGTTGTACAATGGCGAGGTCTACAACCACGAGGCGCTCCGCGAGGAACTCGGGGCGGCGGGCTATCGCTTCCACTCGGGGACGGACACGGAGACGGTGCTCACGGCCTACGTCGAGTGGGGCGCCGACTGCGTCGAACGCTTCAACGGGATGTTCGCGTTCGTCGTCTACGACACGCGTCGCGAACGGCTGTTCTTCGCCCGCGACCACGTCGGCATCAAGCCCCTGTACTACTACCACGACGGGGACCGCTTCGTCTTCGCGTCGACCATCCCGGCCATCCTGGAACACGACGTCGAGACGGCCCCCAACCCGGCGGCGATACGGGACTTCCTCCTCTACAACGTCACCGACCACACGCGCGAGACGTTCTTCGAGAACGTCTACCGGTTCCCGAGCGGCCACCACGGGACCTACGACCTGCGGACGAACGAACTCTCGCTGACCGAGTGGTGGGACCTCGAGTTCTCGGGGGACTTCGCGGGGAGCTACGAGGCGGCCACCGACCGGGTCCGGTCGTTGCTCGAGCGGAGCGTCGAGCGTCGCCTCATGAGCGACGTCCCCGTGGGGACCTGCCTCAGCGGCGGTATCGACTCGTCGGCCATCGCGTGCCTGCTCGACCGCCTCGGCGCGCGGGACGTCGAGACGTTCTCGGCCGTGTTCTCCGGGTTCGAGAAGGACGAGTCGTCGTACATCCGGACGGTGTGCGAGGAGACGGGCCTCGCGAACCACGCCGTCGAACCGGACGGGACGGACCTCGCCGCGACCATCGTCGGGTTCGTCGAGAGCCTCGGCGAACCGATACCCACGCCGAGTCCGTTCGCGCAGTCGCGGGTGTTCTCGCTGGCGAACGACGAGGGGGTCACGGTGCTGCTCGACGGCCAGGGCGGGGACGAACTGTTCGCCGGCTACCACACGTTCTACGGGAACTACCTCTACGGTCTCCTGCGGCGAGGCGCGTTTCGCGAGGCCACGAGCGAACTCGCGGGACTGGTCCGGGGAGGCGAGAGCCGCCTCGGTCTCCTGTCGTTCGGCCTCCTGCTCGCGCCGGACGCCGTCGTCGACCGGTACTTCCGGACCCGGTCGAACATCGCGCCGGCGCTGTACGACGCCCCCGACGCCCGGACGGGCTACATGGACGAGTTCACCTCCCTGCACACGCTCCACGACGCCCTCGAGTTCTACCTCGGCCGACGGCTCGAACACCTGTTGCTCTACGAGGACCGCAACTCGATGGCCGTCTCACGGGAGGCGCGCGTCCCGTTCCTCGACCCGGAGTTCATGCGGTTCGTCGCCAGCCTCCCCGAGGGGTACATCATCTCCGACGGGACGACGAAGACCGTCCTCCGAGACGCCATCGAGGGGGTGGTCCCGGCGCGTGTCCTCGCCCGACGCGACAAGATCGGGTACGCGACGCCCGAACACCGGTGGCTCCGGGACGTCGCCATCGAGACGCTACTGTACGACTGGTTCTGTTTCGCCGAACCGCGCTGCGCCCCGTACGTCGACGTCGAGCGTACCAGGCGATTCGTGTCGGAACACTACGCGGGCGACCGCGACCACAGTTCGGCCCTCTGGAAGAGCCTCTTCCTCGAGGCGTGGATGCGCGCGTTCTGGTCGGACGACGCGGACACCCGGTGACCGGACGCGACATCGGGACTGCCATCGCGCAGGTCACCGGTCACGTCCCGTCCGCGGTGTGACTCACGGCCTCACACGCTCGAACGACGGAGTATCGACCGAACGAGTGATTTCCCCACGAGGTAGATACGCGACCTGCTGACAATCCCTGGTACAGGAACGGATATCGTGTATAAATGATTGAGGATTAATTCGCCGGTACGGTCTGTTAGATATATCGTTATATAACTAATGCCAGACCTCCGCAACCGGCGCTGGCAATGCATGACATTGATACGACACGATTTGGTGGTGTGGGAGGAACCCTCGCCCGTGATTGTGCGCTCGTGGCACAGCTCCACGAGCCGTGGTGGTACTGTTGCAGCGAGTGGTGGGACGGAGCGGTGCGCCGAACGCGAAACGGGTGGGTGTCGTGACCCGGTGTCCTCCCACGCCGGTCCGGGCCGGCGTCGTCGGCGTCGGGAGTATCGGTCAACACCACGCGCGTAACTACGCGAACCTCTCGGGTGCAGAACTGGTCGGCGTCGTCGACACCGACGTCGACCGGGCGGCCGGGGTCGCAGAGGAGTACGGGACCACCGCGTGCTCCCTCGACGAACTGTTCGCCTCGGTCGACGCCGTCTCCGTGGCGGTCCCGACTACCCATCACCATCAGGTCGCCTCGACCGCCATCGACCGCGGCGTACACGTCCTGGTCGAGAAACCCCTCGCGAGTTCCCGAGAGGAGTGTCTCGACCTCATCGCCCGTGCTCGCGCGAACGGCGTCACGCTCCAGGTCGGGCACGTCGAGCGGTTCAACCCGGCGGTCGAGGCGCTCGGGGACATCGTCGCCGACCTCGACCTCATCGCCGTCGAGGCGCACCGACTCGGACCGCCGCTCAGTCGAGAGATGGACGACACCGCGGTCCTCGACCTGATGATACACGACATCGACGTCGTGCTCTCCCTGGTCGACGAACCGGTCGTCTCGGTCGACGCACGGGGCGTCCTCGACAACCAGCACGTCACGGCCACGCTGTCCTTCGAGAACGGAGTCATCGCGACGCTCACCGCGAGTCGCGTGACCCAGCAGAAGGTCCGACAGCTCTCGGTGACGGCGGCCGACTGCCGCGTCAACACCGATTACACCGACCAGAGCGTGATGATACACCGCCAGTCCGTCCCGGAGTACGTCGAGAACTGGGACTCCATCAGCTACCGGAGCCAGAGCGTCATCGAACTCCCGACCATCGAGACGGGCGAACCGCTCGAGCGGGAACTCGTCTCGTTCCTCGACAGCGTCCGCTCCGGCGACCCGCCCGTCGTCACCGGCGAGGACGGCTACCGGGCGTTCGAACTGGCGATGGAGATCGACCGTATCGCTCGCGGCGACGAACAGCTCCAGTCGCAGGTCCCATGACTGGACGACCAGATGGTCCGTCGTCGGTCGCGCGCGAGGAGACGGCACTCGACGTGTCGCTGGCGCGCGCGCTGGAGGCGGGCGACGTGACGGTCGCGGTGTACGGCCTCGGCAAGATGGGCCTGCCGCTCGCGACCGTCTTCGCCGAGCGAGTCGGCGACGTCGTCGGCGTGGACGTCGACGCCGAGCGGGTCCGAGTCATCAACGCCGGCGAGTGCCCGCTCGACCGCGAACCGGGGGTGCCTGCGCTGCTCGCTGAACAGGTCGAGCGAGGACGGTTCGTGGCGACGACGGACGGCGAGCGCGCGAGCGCCGACGCGTCGGTCCACGTCCTCATCGTCCCGACGCTGCTCACGGCCGAGCGGACGCCGGACCTCTCGATACTCCTCGACGTCCTCGAGACCATCGCACCGGGAATCGACCCGGGCGACCTGCTCTGCGTCGAGTGTACCGTCCCGCCAGGGACGTGCCGGGACGTGGTCGTCCCGACCGTCGCGTTCGCCGGCAGCGTCGACCCCGGGGCGTTCGGCGTCGCGTCCTGTCCCGAGCGGACGGCCAGCGGCCGCGCGCTCCGGGACATCCGGGGGGCGTACCCGAAGGTCGTCGGCGGGGTCGACGCGGCGAGCACGCGGGCGGCCGTCGCCCTCTACGGACGAATCACTGACAACGAGGTACTTCGCGTCCGCGACGCGACGACGGCGGAGTCGGTCAAACTGTTCGAGGGACTCTACCGCGACGTCAACATCGCGCTCGCGAACGAACTCGCGCGCCTCACCGACGACCTTGCCATCGACGTCCGGGAGGCCGTCGACGCGGCGAACACCCAACCGCTCTGTGACATCCTCGACCCCGGCCCGGGCGTCGGAGGCCACTGTATCCCCTGGTATCCGTACTTCGTCATGAACAGCGTCGAGCGGGAGACGCCGTTGCTCCGGACGGCCCGCGCGGTCAACGACGCCATGCCCGCCTACACCGTCGAGACGCTCGCCGAGCAGTTGCGTCGCCGGGGCGAGACGCTGGCGGGCGCGACGGTCGCCGTCTTCGGCGTGACGTATCGGCCAGGGGTACACGAGACGCGCGCGACGCCCGCACTCCCGGTCGTCTCGCTGCTTCGCGAGGGCGGCGCGTCGGTGCTCGTCGTCGACCCGCTGGTCGACGACTTCGAGGCGTTCGACGCCCGCCCGGTGGCGCTCGATGCGGTCGCGGACGCCGACGTCGACGCCGCCATACTGCTGACGGCCCACGAGGAGTTCGACGACCTCGACTGGGGCGCGTTCGGCGAGTGCGTCGTCGTCGACGGTCGCGACGCCATCCGGGGAGAGACGGGCGGCGCCCACGTCTACACGCTCGGTCGAGGGGTGCGGCGAGACGGGAAAGCGACTCCCGACAGCCGGCACACGGGAGGCGAGCCATGAGGGCGACGCTCGGCGCGGACGCGCACGTCGACGAGGGGGTCCGCCTCGGGACCGGGGACGGCGAGCCGCCGCGCATCGGCGACCGCGCCCGCCTCCGGAGCGGGACGGTCGTCTACGACGACGTCCGGGTCGGCGACGACTTCGCGACCGGCCACAACGTCCTCGTACGCGAAGGGACGACGGTCGGCGACGACGTCCTCTTCGGGACGAACACGGTCGTCGACGGCCGGAGCGAGGTCGGGTCGCGGGTGAGCCTCCAGACGAGGGTGTACGTCCCCTCGGAGACCGTCATCGGCGACGGCGTGTTCGTCGGTCCGGGGGCCGTCCTCACGAACGACCCCTACCTACTCAGGCGGGACGTCGAGTTGCGCGGCCCGCGACTCGAGGACGACGTCTCAGTCGGCGCGAACGCCACCGTCCTCCCCGGCGTAACGCTCGGGACGGGGTCGTTCGTCGCCGCCGG
This genomic window contains:
- a CDS encoding polysaccharide deacetylase family protein — protein: MSSDAGRGVPVGGEEAVAAPMDDDHPYHVCLSHDVDRTRKTLQGLYYALVERRPYHVRSLLDGSNPYWQFETITSLEADLGVRSTFFFLQEQRLLRDRPRREWVVPRNWKLYCGRYDVTSSAVRTVVESLDCEGWDVGLHGSFESYDDPRRLATEKATLERVLSKRVRGARQHHLNLDRPTTWEYQRRAGLRYDSTLGSNHVVGFQHGYHPIRPFDDDFVVFPITVMDAPLMAESDGVAEAWVTCAALVEEARANGAVLTLDWHQRVFDDREFPGYRQLYRKLIRTAQADGAWVGSCGELYEKLQEDRP
- a CDS encoding GNAT family N-acetyltransferase, with translation MTVTIERTEDETEWNRLVDRSPQTAVCHRHEWIRTIAEFSDARLHPLVGYRGDDPVGLLPLFDLRKGPVSVVFSPPPDVGVEYLGPALVSEDGSRRSRDAACREFVESCLEYVESELAPQFVYLKTTTRFEDVRPFQWNGFDVEPKFTFVVDVGDDPERLQAGFSRSLRRTLNTEFERPYEVTVGGESTVAFVHREMRNRYEAQGKRFAIDLDYVKALYERLPEGSVLPYRCEVDGELVGGKVCVGHEGVLYSWLESGIPDPDFPVNEVTTWEILRDAPSRGVTAYDLYGADVANIAFFKSKFNPDLVHSYTVSKGSLPMRLLERVYRRL
- the asnB gene encoding asparagine synthase (glutamine-hydrolyzing) translates to MCGIAGFTWSEPALLEEMTAVIECRGPDSDGSYVDDDVSLGHTRLAILDLSAAGHQPMASDDGEYVLLYNGEVYNHEALREELGAAGYRFHSGTDTETVLTAYVEWGADCVERFNGMFAFVVYDTRRERLFFARDHVGIKPLYYYHDGDRFVFASTIPAILEHDVETAPNPAAIRDFLLYNVTDHTRETFFENVYRFPSGHHGTYDLRTNELSLTEWWDLEFSGDFAGSYEAATDRVRSLLERSVERRLMSDVPVGTCLSGGIDSSAIACLLDRLGARDVETFSAVFSGFEKDESSYIRTVCEETGLANHAVEPDGTDLAATIVGFVESLGEPIPTPSPFAQSRVFSLANDEGVTVLLDGQGGDELFAGYHTFYGNYLYGLLRRGAFREATSELAGLVRGGESRLGLLSFGLLLAPDAVVDRYFRTRSNIAPALYDAPDARTGYMDEFTSLHTLHDALEFYLGRRLEHLLLYEDRNSMAVSREARVPFLDPEFMRFVASLPEGYIISDGTTKTVLRDAIEGVVPARVLARRDKIGYATPEHRWLRDVAIETLLYDWFCFAEPRCAPYVDVERTRRFVSEHYAGDRDHSSALWKSLFLEAWMRAFWSDDADTR
- a CDS encoding Gfo/Idh/MocA family protein, whose amino-acid sequence is MTRCPPTPVRAGVVGVGSIGQHHARNYANLSGAELVGVVDTDVDRAAGVAEEYGTTACSLDELFASVDAVSVAVPTTHHHQVASTAIDRGVHVLVEKPLASSREECLDLIARARANGVTLQVGHVERFNPAVEALGDIVADLDLIAVEAHRLGPPLSREMDDTAVLDLMIHDIDVVLSLVDEPVVSVDARGVLDNQHVTATLSFENGVIATLTASRVTQQKVRQLSVTAADCRVNTDYTDQSVMIHRQSVPEYVENWDSISYRSQSVIELPTIETGEPLERELVSFLDSVRSGDPPVVTGEDGYRAFELAMEIDRIARGDEQLQSQVP
- a CDS encoding nucleotide sugar dehydrogenase, whose protein sequence is MTGRPDGPSSVAREETALDVSLARALEAGDVTVAVYGLGKMGLPLATVFAERVGDVVGVDVDAERVRVINAGECPLDREPGVPALLAEQVERGRFVATTDGERASADASVHVLIVPTLLTAERTPDLSILLDVLETIAPGIDPGDLLCVECTVPPGTCRDVVVPTVAFAGSVDPGAFGVASCPERTASGRALRDIRGAYPKVVGGVDAASTRAAVALYGRITDNEVLRVRDATTAESVKLFEGLYRDVNIALANELARLTDDLAIDVREAVDAANTQPLCDILDPGPGVGGHCIPWYPYFVMNSVERETPLLRTARAVNDAMPAYTVETLAEQLRRRGETLAGATVAVFGVTYRPGVHETRATPALPVVSLLREGGASVLVVDPLVDDFEAFDARPVALDAVADADVDAAILLTAHEEFDDLDWGAFGECVVVDGRDAIRGETGGAHVYTLGRGVRRDGKATPDSRHTGGEP
- a CDS encoding acyltransferase, with amino-acid sequence MRATLGADAHVDEGVRLGTGDGEPPRIGDRARLRSGTVVYDDVRVGDDFATGHNVLVREGTTVGDDVLFGTNTVVDGRSEVGSRVSLQTRVYVPSETVIGDGVFVGPGAVLTNDPYLLRRDVELRGPRLEDDVSVGANATVLPGVTLGTGSFVAAGAVVTGDVPPESLAVGAPAECSALPERLRGRNRL